In the genome of Streptomyces violaceoruber, the window TCCTGGTGGAGGTGGCGGCCAGCGCCGTCAACCGCGCCGACATCATGCAGCGCCAGGGCTTCTACGACCCCCCGCCCGGCGCCTCCCCGTACCCCGGCCTGGAGTGCTCCGGCCGCGTGGCCGAGGTCGGCCCCGGCGTGTCCGGCTGGTCCGTCGGCGACGAGGTGTGCGCGCTGCTCGCGGGCGGCGGCTACGCCGAGAAGGTCGTCGTCCCGGCCGGCCAGCTGCTGCCGGTGCCGCAGGGTCTCGACGTGAAGCGGGCGGCGGCGCTGCCCGAGGTGGTCTGCACCGTCTGGTCGAACGTCTTCATGGTCGCCCACCTGCGCCCCGGCGAGACGCTGCTCGTGCACGGCGGCTCCAGCGGCATCGGCACCATGGCGATCCAGCTCGCCAAGGCCGTCGGCGCGAAGGTCGCGGTGACGGCCGGTACCAAGGAGAAGCTGGAGCGCTGCGCGGAGCTGGGCGCGGACATCCTGATCAACTACCGGGAGCAGGACTTCGTCGCCGAGGTGAAGGACGCCACCGGCGGCGCGGGCGCCGACGTCATCCTGGACAACATGGGCGCCAAGTACCTGGACCGCAACGTCCAGGCCCTCGCCGTGAACGGCCGGCTCGCGATCATCGGCATGCAGGGCGGCCGGAAGGGCGAGCTGAACATCGGCATGCTGCTCGCCAAGCGCGCCGCCGTCAGCGCCACCTCGTTGCGGGCCCGCCCCCTGGAGGAGAAGGCGGCGATCGTGGCGGCCGTCAAGGAGCACGTCTGGCCGCTGCTCGCCGGGGGACACGTCCGCCCGGTCGTCGACCGCGAGATGCCGATGAGCGAGGCCGCCGAGGGCCACCGGGTGGTGGAGGAGAGCGGGCACATCGGCAAGGTGCTGCTGGTCACCTCGTAGGCGACGCACGGCCGGGTCGCGGTGCCGGGGCGGTCCCTACCCCCGGCGCAGGCGCAGTCCCACGAGGCCGAGCGCCAGGCCGAGCCCGATGAGCACCAGCCCGCTGCCCAGCGGCAGCACCCGCAGTACGGGCTCGGCGGCGGCCCGGGTGGGCGTGCCGCGCTCGGACGGGGACCGGGACGGGGTGGCCGGGGGCACCTCGGCAGCCTCGGTCCGGCCGGGCGGCACGGCGGTGGCCGGGTCGTCCTCGGGGACGCCGTCGCCGTACCGGCCGGCGTCCTCGTCCGCGCCGTCCCGCTCCGGTGCCCGCTCCTCGGCGCGACCGGGCCGCTGCCTTCCCTCACCCGGCCGGCCCCCGGCCCGGGACGGCTCGGGGCCGGCCTCGGTGCCGGACGCCGACGGCGAACGGGACGAGGACGGGGAAGGCCGGGAGGGCTCGGGCGAACCGCGCCCCGCGCCGTCGGCCGGGCCGGAGTCCTCGGCGGGCCGGGAGGCGGATCCGGCGTCCGGGCGCTCCGTACGGTCGTGGCCGTCGGGGCGCCGGGGACGTTCGTGACCGCCCCGCCCGTCATGGGTGCCGGAGCCGTCCGGGACGGTGGCCGACCCCGGCGCGGAGTGCTCCGGTGACGGTGCCGCCGTGAACGGCGCCGCCACCGCCGGGAGCCCGGCGCCGTGGGCCGGCCCCGCCGCCCCGCACGGCGCCACCACCGCGCCGGCGCCCAGGGCTCCCACCAGCCCCGTCGCCCGCAGTGTGCGCAGCCATGGCGTCACGTCCGTGACCCCCTCCCGATGATGGGCAGTCGTGGAATCGGAAAGCGTCGTGGAAGTCGGCGCACCGAAGTCGGCGCACCGAAGCCGGCGCACCGAAGCCGACGGAACAGAATCGACGGAACAAGCCTCACACCGGTCGCCGGCACCGGCATTCCGGGCGCCGCCGAACGCGTCGGTGCGGTTTCCGCGGGGGCACCGCCCGGCCGGGGACCGGGGGTGCGAGACAATGGCCGCATGGAGATGCCGAGGAACGACAGGTCGCCGGAGAACCCCCAGATCCTGGTCGTCGGCCAGGACGGAATGGCGCTCAGCGGCGGCGGGGACGACGACTCCCGCGAGATTCCGGTGACCGAGCAGGTGGAGCAGCCCGCCAAGGTCATGCGGATCGGCAGCATGATCAAGCAGCTGCTCGAAGAGGTGCGGGTCGCCCCCCTGGACGAGGCGAGCCGGGTCCGTCTCAAGGAGATCCACGCCAGTTCGGTGAAGGAGCTGGAGGACGGTCTGGCCCCGGAGCTGGTGGAGGAGCTGGAGCGGCTCTCCCTGCCCTTCACGGACGACGGCACCCCGACCGACGCGGAGCTGCGGATCGCGCAGGCCCAGCTGGTCGGCTGGCTGGAGGGCCTCTTCCACGGCATCCAGACCACGCTGTTCGCCCAGCAGATGGCCGCGCGGGCCCAGCTGGAGCAGATGCGCCGCGCGCTTCCGCCGGGCGCCGTCCCGGAGGGCGAGGAGCCCCCGCACCCGGGCGGCCGTTCCGGCGGGCCCTACCTGTAGGACGACGCCCTAGTCACGACGACCCACTGCGGAACGACGACCACCGACACCGCGAAGGGCCCGGCAGCACACGCTGCCGGGCCCTTCGACGTCAGCCGCCCGTCACCTCACGGGCTCATTCGGACGGCGGGTTGCCCGTCGAGACCTTGAGCTGTATCTCCGGCATGTTCTCCGGGTCGACGTCCGTGCCGGCGGTGGGGAACTGGTCCCGGACCGAGCCCTCGCCGTAGGTGTTCTCGTCGACCTCGACGACCTTCATCTGCCAGCCCGCGGCGTTGAAGCACTCCTTGACCGAGCCGATGTACTTGAACGTGAAGTCCGGCACCTGGATCTTGTCGGGGTCGTTGTACGACTCCTGCGGCTCGGTGCACTTGTCCTTCTCGATCGTCTTCTCCTTGTCGGGCCCGCGATAGCCCGCCGCCTTCGACGGCGACGCGGAGACCGACGCGGTGGAGGAGCCGCCGCCACCGGCTTCCGGGTCCTCGTCCCCGCCGCCGTTCATCAGCAGCGCGGCGATCAGCCCGCCGACGGCCACGACGGCGACCACGATCGAGCCGATGATCACCGGCTTGTTGCTCTTGCCGCCCGGCGAACCGGAGCCGGAGCCCTGGGCCGACGGCGTCAGGTTGTACGGCGGGGGCGTGGCCGCGCCCTGCTGCTGCGCGTACGGCGCCGGCGCGGGCGTCTGGTAGCCCGCCTGCTGCGGATAGCCGTACGCCGGTGAGTGCGCCGCCGGGGCCGGGGTGCCGTACGGGTTCGGGCCGGGGGACGGCGTCGGCTGGTACGGCGTCTGGACGGGGCCCGTCGGGGCCGGGGTGCCCTGGCCGACTGGCGGGAACACGGCGGAGCCGACGCCCGCGCCGCTCGACGTCTGGGCGCCGGGCACGATGCTCGGCGGGGCCGCCTGGAAGGAGGCCGCCACGCGCAGGCACTCGTCGCGCATCGCCTCGGCGCTGGGGAAGCGTTCGTTGGGGTTCTTCTTCAGCGCGCGGGCCACCAGCGCGTCCACCGCCGGGGGCAGGGCGCGGTTGACGGCGGACGGGGCCACCGGCTGCTCCTGCACGTGCGCGTACGCGATCGCCAGCGGCGAGTCGGCGTCGAACGGCAGGCGCCCGGTGACCAGTTGGAAGAGCATGATGCCGACCGAGTACAGGTCGGAGCGGGCGTCGACGCCGCGGCCGAGGGCCTGCTCCGGCGAGAGGTACTGCGGGGTGCCGACGACCATGCCGGTCTGCGTCATCGAGGTCACGCCGGACTGCATGGCGCGGGCGATGCCGAAGTCCATCACCTTGACCACGCCGCGCTTGGTCATCATCACGTTGCCCGGCTTGATGTCCCGGTGGACCAGGCCCATCTCGTGGCTGATCTCCAGCGCGGCCAGCACGTCCGCTGTGATCTTCAGCGCCTTGTCGGCGGGCATCGCGCCCTGCTGCCGCACATCCTCGTCGAGCACCGAACCGAGCGGGCGGCCCTCGACGTACTCCATGACGATGTACGGAGTGGTCATGCCGTCGAGGTCGTCCTCGCCGGTGTCGAAGACCGAGACGATGTTGGTGTGCGTGAGCTTGGCCACGGCCTGGGCCTCGCGGCGGAAGCGCTCGCGGAAGGCCTGTTCGCGACCCAGCTCAGTGTGCAGTGTCTTGATCGCGACCTGGCGGTCGAGCACCGAGTCGTACGCCAGATGCACGGAGGCCATGCCGCCCTCGCCGAGCAAGTCGCGCAGCTGGTAACGGCCGCCGGCGAGAGCCCGCCCCGCATACCGTCCCTGTCCGCCGTCCTGGCTCATGTCTCTGCGTCCCCCATAGGCGGCGGGCGCCGGTGGCAGCGGCACGCGCGCTCGTGATCGAAAGTGCTATTCCCGGCCAAGTCTGCCCCAGGGCACCGACACGTCAAGCGCGGTGCCCGTTCCGTGACCGTACGCGAAAGAAGCGTCGCGGAAGCGTTACAGCCGGCGTACTGCCGCTCCACGGAATTTGCACGAGAGTACGGAACCAGGGTTTCATGACCGGTCCGTCTCATGTCCGGTCCCGGCGCCCATCCCGGACCGGAGGCCCCCACGAAGGCTGTAGCGTGGCCGACGGAGACCGTAACAACACCGCGCGTACCGCGGGCAGAAACGACGGCGAGGACTGATGGCACAGCAGCAGCGCGCCCAGGGCCCGTCCGAACCCGAGGCATCTGGCGGCGGTATGTCTGACGCGCCGGAGAACTGGGGCAACGGCGGCCTGGTCGGCGACGGCCGGTACCGGCTGACCCGCAGGCTCGGGCGGGGCGGCATGGCCGAGGTGTTCGCCGCCGAGGACGTCCGCCTCGGGCGCACCGTGGCGGTGAAGCTGCTGCGCGCCGACCTCGCCGAGGACCCCGTCTCCAAGGCCCGCTTCACGCGCGAAGCACAGTCGGTGGCCGGCCTCAACCACCACGCCATCGTGGCCGTGTACGACTCGGGCGAGGACGTCGTCGGCGGCCAGTCCGTGCCGTACATCGTGATGGAGATCGTCGAGGGGCGCACCATCCGCGACCTCCTCCTCAACGCCGAGGCGCCCGGCCCCGAGCAGGCGCTGATCATCGTCTCCGGCGTCCTGGAGGCGCTGGCCTACTCGCACCAGCACGGCATCGTGCACCGCGACATCAAGCCGGCCAACGTCATCATCACCAACACCGGCGCGGTCAAGGTGATGGACTTCGGCATCGCGCGCGCCCTGCACGGCGCCCAGTCGACGATGACGCAGACCGGCATGGTCATGGGCACCCCGCAGTACCTCTCCCCCGAGCAGGCCCTCGGCAAGGCCGTCGACCACCGCTCCGACCTGTACGCGACGGGCTGCCTGCTCTACGAACTCCTCGCGCTGCGCCCGCCGTTCACCGGGGAGACCCCGCTGTCGGTGGTCTACCAGCACGTGCAGGACATCCCGACGCCCCCGTCCGAGGTCTCCGACGCCACCCCGCCGGAGCTGGACGGCCTGGTGATGCGCTCGCTGGCCAAGGAGCCCGACGACCGCTTCCAGACCGCCGAGGAGATGCGCGGCCTGGTCCAGTACGGGCTGCAGATGCTGTACGAGCAGGGCGGCCACACCGGCACCTGGAACACCGGCCCGGTCGCCGCCCACGACGGCCGGCACACCCCGTCGGCCGGTCTCGCGGGTACGACGGTGATGCCGCACCCCGCCGACCACGGGGCGTCGGGCACCCAGCAGATCCCGCAGCCGATCCTGCCGGGCCGCTACGACGGGGACGACGGCGGCTTCGAGGGCGCCGGCAACAAGGGCACCGGCCGCGGCAAGCTCTGGATACTGGCCGTCCTCGCGGTGATCGCCATCGCGGCGGGCGTCGCGCTCGCCCTGAACAACGGCGACGACGGCAAGGGCGGCACCGAGACGGACAAGAGCCCGTCGGCGACCACCTCCCAGAGCACCGGCGAGGAGTCGCCCAGCTCCTCGCCCAGCGACGAGGCGACGCAGGAGACCACCGACCCGGGCACCGAGCAGGGCTCGGGCGGGGGCGGCACCGGCGACGGGGACTGGGACAAGCCGTACACACCGACGTGGTCGCCGTCGGAGACCGCGACGGACGATCCGACCGGTGACCCGACCGGCGATCCGACGGGTGACCCGACCGGTGATCCGACGGGTGACCCGACCGGCGGCGGTGAGCCCACCGGTGGTGGTGAGCCGACCGGTGGTGGTGAGCCGACCGGCGGTGGCGATCCGACGGGCGGCGCGACCGGTGCCCCGGGCGGGTCCGAGGGCGGCGAGGGCTGACCCGTACCCCGATCCCTACGCGCGCGTGCGGCCCGGAAACGGGCTCCACGCGCGCGTCGCGTTGCGGGGACGCCGCCCCGGGCAGGTCAGAGCGGCCCCGCCGACCCGTCCGTGAAGTGCACCGTGCCGAACTGCGGGTCGACGCGCAGGTAGGCGGGCTCGAAGGGCTCGCCGTCCACCCGGTCCGGCGTCACGGGCAGGTCAGAGCGGCCCCGCCGACCCGTCCGTGAAGTGCACCGTGCCGAACTGCGGGTCGACGCGCAGGTAGGCGGGCTCGAAGGGCTCGCCGTCCACCCGGTCCGGCGTCGGACCGAACCGCTCCAGCTCGGCGGTGCTCGGCTCGTGGGTCTCGCACCGGCCCACGACCTGCACGGTCCACAGGCTCTCGCCGGGCCGCGCGGAGGTCAGGTTGTCCGCTCCGTACGCGACGACGCTCCCGGCGCACACCCGGTGGTACCCCCAGCTCCTGGGCATGCGCAGCAGGACCCGGCCGTCGGCCACGATGTGCCGCGCGTGGGCGAGGAAGGGCAGGGCGCGCAGGGTGGTGGCCGCCCGGCCGTAGGCGGTGCGGCCGAGCAGGCCGACGGCGAGCTGTTCGTCGGAGGGCATGGTCTCACTGTGCGGGAGCCCGGGGCCCGGGAACAGGGCCGCCCGCCCCGGCAGGAGAGGACGTAAGTCCCGAGTAAGCCGTCCCGGGCAGGCCCGGTGCGCGCCCGGGCGGGGGAGAGGACCGTCAGCGGTTCTCGGCCTCCAGGCGGGCCACGAAGGCGGCGGCCTGGGAGCGCCGCTGCATGCCGAGCTTGCCCAGCAGGCTCGACACGTAGTTCTTGATCGTCTTCTCCGCAAGGTGCAGCCGCTCGCCGATCGCGCGGTTGGTCAGCCCCTCGCCGATCAGCTCCAGGATGCGGCGCTCCTGCTCGGTGAGCCGGGCCAGCCGGTCGTCGGGCCTGGTCCCGCCGCCGCGCAGCCGCTCCAGCACGCGCGCGGTGGCCGCCGGATCGAGCAGCGACTTGCCGGCCGCCACCTCCCGCACGGCGCCGAGCAGCTCGGCGCCGCGGATGTCCTTGAGGACGTAGCCGGAGGCGCCCGCCATGATCGCGTCGAAGAGGGCCTCGTCGTCGGCGAAGGAGGTCAGCATCAGGCAGCGGACGGACTCGTCCCGGGAGCGGATGTCGCGGCAGACCTCCACGCCGCTGCCGTCGGGCAGTCGTACGTCCAGCACCGCGACGTCCGGGCGGGTGGCCGTGACCCGGGCCTGCGCCTCGGCGGCCGTACCGGCCTCGCCCACCACCTCGATGTCGGCCTCGCCGGAGAGCAGATCGTGCACCCCGCGCCGGACCACCTCATGGTCGTCGAGGAGGAATACCCGGATTTTTCCGTCTTCGCGCACGCGGTCAGTGTCACACACCGACTCTTCCCGTGCCCGGGGTGGCCGGGATAACGTGCCGTTGTTCCGGCCCCCTGCAAGGCTGTGACCAGTAGAACTTCCGTCCTTCGCCGATTTACTTGGAAATCCGAGTAAAAACGCAGGTCAGGAGGGGTTTCACAGAAATGTGGAGCACTGGGTAACGTGCTGTTCGCAGGGCGCTCGCCGGGGCACCTGTCACGCCTGTTCCCGATCGGGCCGCACCCA includes:
- a CDS encoding protein kinase domain-containing protein; the encoded protein is MSQDGGQGRYAGRALAGGRYQLRDLLGEGGMASVHLAYDSVLDRQVAIKTLHTELGREQAFRERFRREAQAVAKLTHTNIVSVFDTGEDDLDGMTTPYIVMEYVEGRPLGSVLDEDVRQQGAMPADKALKITADVLAALEISHEMGLVHRDIKPGNVMMTKRGVVKVMDFGIARAMQSGVTSMTQTGMVVGTPQYLSPEQALGRGVDARSDLYSVGIMLFQLVTGRLPFDADSPLAIAYAHVQEQPVAPSAVNRALPPAVDALVARALKKNPNERFPSAEAMRDECLRVAASFQAAPPSIVPGAQTSSGAGVGSAVFPPVGQGTPAPTGPVQTPYQPTPSPGPNPYGTPAPAAHSPAYGYPQQAGYQTPAPAPYAQQQGAATPPPYNLTPSAQGSGSGSPGGKSNKPVIIGSIVVAVVAVGGLIAALLMNGGGDEDPEAGGGGSSTASVSASPSKAAGYRGPDKEKTIEKDKCTEPQESYNDPDKIQVPDFTFKYIGSVKECFNAAGWQMKVVEVDENTYGEGSVRDQFPTAGTDVDPENMPEIQLKVSTGNPPSE
- a CDS encoding bacterial proteasome activator family protein, translated to MEMPRNDRSPENPQILVVGQDGMALSGGGDDDSREIPVTEQVEQPAKVMRIGSMIKQLLEEVRVAPLDEASRVRLKEIHASSVKELEDGLAPELVEELERLSLPFTDDGTPTDAELRIAQAQLVGWLEGLFHGIQTTLFAQQMAARAQLEQMRRALPPGAVPEGEEPPHPGGRSGGPYL
- a CDS encoding response regulator; this encodes MREDGKIRVFLLDDHEVVRRGVHDLLSGEADIEVVGEAGTAAEAQARVTATRPDVAVLDVRLPDGSGVEVCRDIRSRDESVRCLMLTSFADDEALFDAIMAGASGYVLKDIRGAELLGAVREVAAGKSLLDPAATARVLERLRGGGTRPDDRLARLTEQERRILELIGEGLTNRAIGERLHLAEKTIKNYVSSLLGKLGMQRRSQAAAFVARLEAENR
- a CDS encoding NAD(P)H-quinone oxidoreductase — its product is MHAITIPEPGGPEALVWAEVPDPQPGEGEVLVEVAASAVNRADIMQRQGFYDPPPGASPYPGLECSGRVAEVGPGVSGWSVGDEVCALLAGGGYAEKVVVPAGQLLPVPQGLDVKRAAALPEVVCTVWSNVFMVAHLRPGETLLVHGGSSGIGTMAIQLAKAVGAKVAVTAGTKEKLERCAELGADILINYREQDFVAEVKDATGGAGADVILDNMGAKYLDRNVQALAVNGRLAIIGMQGGRKGELNIGMLLAKRAAVSATSLRARPLEEKAAIVAAVKEHVWPLLAGGHVRPVVDREMPMSEAAEGHRVVEESGHIGKVLLVTS
- a CDS encoding protein kinase domain-containing protein — encoded protein: MAQQQRAQGPSEPEASGGGMSDAPENWGNGGLVGDGRYRLTRRLGRGGMAEVFAAEDVRLGRTVAVKLLRADLAEDPVSKARFTREAQSVAGLNHHAIVAVYDSGEDVVGGQSVPYIVMEIVEGRTIRDLLLNAEAPGPEQALIIVSGVLEALAYSHQHGIVHRDIKPANVIITNTGAVKVMDFGIARALHGAQSTMTQTGMVMGTPQYLSPEQALGKAVDHRSDLYATGCLLYELLALRPPFTGETPLSVVYQHVQDIPTPPSEVSDATPPELDGLVMRSLAKEPDDRFQTAEEMRGLVQYGLQMLYEQGGHTGTWNTGPVAAHDGRHTPSAGLAGTTVMPHPADHGASGTQQIPQPILPGRYDGDDGGFEGAGNKGTGRGKLWILAVLAVIAIAAGVALALNNGDDGKGGTETDKSPSATTSQSTGEESPSSSPSDEATQETTDPGTEQGSGGGGTGDGDWDKPYTPTWSPSETATDDPTGDPTGDPTGDPTGDPTGDPTGGGEPTGGGEPTGGGEPTGGGDPTGGATGAPGGSEGGEG